A region from the Drosophila mauritiana strain mau12 chromosome 2L, ASM438214v1, whole genome shotgun sequence genome encodes:
- the LOC117140923 gene encoding kinesin-like protein KIN-7I isoform X2: MSAKNASSIQVCIKVRPCEPGLTSLWQVKEGRSIHLADSHAEPYVFDYVFDEGASNQDVFDRMARHIVHACMQGFNGTIFAYGQTSSGKTYTMMGDEQNPGVMVLAAKEIFQQISSETERDFLLRVGYIEIYNEKIYDLLNKKNQDLKIHESGNGIVNVNCEECIITSEADLLRLLCLGNKERTVGETNMNERSSRSHAIFKIIIESRKSDHSDDDAVIQSVLNLVDLAGSERADQTGARGARLKEGGHINKSLLFLSNVIKSLSENADNKFTSYRDSKLTRILQASLGGNAFTSIICTIKPSIMEESQSTLSFATRAKKIRIKPQVNEMVSDATMMKRLEREIKVLKDKLAEEERKNENQQKVEHLERRIKNDMHKIICGHSLSDKGQQKRRRTWCPTASGSHLELAETGTTEDRIGQFPKASHLPKPVFFPTSNAGKRWDNIPKTINILGSLDIATDSNSISEEFLPAECIDFGSPRPNVLKPMLTIRQLPDLPLTPKGPLTYDDLQKEITSLRAANEAANSKISELEEKLSTLKQTMSRMEVENQEAVGLEFEFEAHKKSSKLRVDDLLSALSEKESTIENLQKSLDILSRDVLRNSKEDHMLSIAQEQEDIAGDSICNKCAELEKLIADLESKKSSCECDQLRLEIVTVRDKLDSIESAFNLASSEIIQKTSDCERLSKELSASQNDFGQQRYDALDQQWQAQQAGIKTLHDEHDMVQKKYQKLQEEYEQLERGARSASSAEFERLQNENTKFQADITSLNKRVEEAQNMLKEVQNSESTMEKLRIENQELTAKITELETNFEEMQREYDCLSNQLLESVQENDALREEIKRRPTSLDVVSMMSSGISSDFDEQKQEVTLDRNLLHQFVKLSESIQQIELQHHSGISRLFRAHQTKLDQSEPGLKLCLESAEYIEEDNRQSDATEPICLKGFLKRHRFQIKRLSQEHVGVGEEKRLLDIISQLEQEIEEKSALMEATEATINEMREQMTNLESALLEKSVIINKVEDYQRQIESLEKQNAEMTMVYEELQDRVTRESSMSESPLRVPPDEDTLPGCPTTPSRREQEVATLKTSITELQSQVCDLKAELETQLRQIQLKDGNIARLQTDFEEMSERCLSMEVRLAELDEDTKQKQELLDRQAQKLSDDLCLIDQLQKKNAQLVEQYHKATESLNLAEAKPDQVLLSSQYDSQIEKLNQLLMAAKEELHDVRRIKDDEISALRMEFLREIDTSQKENQAKFYAELQETKDRYESNVAELKNKLSEVEEILSSVTVRCQAELEALRSAHKENISQAVEERNNLIGQHQAEMETIRETFKDKLAEASSQQSKMEEDFRAEISDVRATLMEQLNQTKEERDKAAAKLEEVEKTLEQMISRGRVMSDTITELEKTKAEQDLAVNKLTMDKIELEKQCSKAQEQLQMESLTRDQNSLGIESHIKKLDLIVASSKNRIIELEEKCGQQVLDLDKCRLEKLSLESEIQKANAEHSCTMDKLQELQAKMKVLSKRNEMEKCDFETKLETFTSKITDLEEVLKKAQHKVLLYDDLVSQHERLKISLAEANELSSNLQKKVTSLHTELIDYQKGISSRDVEINELREELKVAMDAKATASTEQMTLVAQLKDVEERMANQAEKFTREAANLKGSINELILKLNSLQETKDMLESGNEELKEQLRNSQNLRNMLDEESKVCISLKEQLVKLEEEKTSLEQQLRDNTSEIYQRYTELTKELELGRNRIAELTKKCEGLCSDLENTDLIRLDLQETKEQLEKTVEKNLGWQQKFDEVTRECEKLRFDLQSKEERNESKVQELINECEQLRSTLKSKEASFRSENESMDRTISSLLDDKRNLEEKLCSVNDTVAKLETEIATLQAQKVNPNNASFESIASNESPGAPAPRKSLDRNAGPRKSIPFECEIRKNRRISVHDERRQSYWNDVREFGIMTDPVDNNCNCAELNCKLKECQRELFIRESQVTALKMELNHHPLKDENAQLTKRVIEEQDKAKVEQKRLKMKIHDLNAKINDLTTASSKEPGFNQMAHAAKPATVAAQTQTESDLEAILEKTNIKYQDAVRLLRSRYNLIKDLEEKLRQNENSDTSNITSLSAGQTSALKAQCESLKREISTIKNKYESAKRILAIRKDDLDALREKLAKYETATLDK, encoded by the exons ATGTCTGCGAAGAACGCCAGCTCCATCCAGGTCTGCATCAAGGTGCGTCCCTGCGAGCCCGGGCTCACTTCGCTCTGGCAAGTGAAGGAAGGCCGCTCCATCCATTTGGCGGACAGCCATGCGGAGCCCTATGTCTTCG ACTATGTGTTCGACGAGGGCGCCAGCAACCAGGACGTGTTCGACCGGATGGCCAGGCACATAGTGCACGCCTGCATGCAGGGCTTCAACGGAACTATTTTTGCCTACGGCCAGACGTCGTCGG GCAAGACGTACACCATGATGGGCGATGAACAGAATCCGGGCGTCATGGTGCTGGCCGCCAAGGAGATCTTCCAACAGATCTCCAGTGAGACGGAGCGGGACTTTCTGCTGCGCGTGGGCTACATCGAGATCTACAACGAGAAGATCTACGATCTGCTGAACAAGAAGAATCAGGACCTCAAGATCCACGAGTCCGGCAACGGGATTGTGAATGTGAACTGCGAGGAGTGCATCATAACCAGCGAGGCTGACCTCCTGCGCCTGCTATGCTTGGGCAATAAAGAGCGCACCGTAGGCGAGACCAACATGAACGAGCGGTCCAGCCGTTCGCACGCCATCTTCAAGATA ATCATCGAGTCCCGAAAGTCTGACCACAGCGATGACGACGCAGTCATTCAAAGCGTGCTGAACCTGGTGGATCTGGCTGGGTCGGAGCGTGCGGACCAAACTGGTGCTCGAGGAGCGCGCCTCAAAGAGGGCGGTCATATAAACAAGAGCCTACTTTTTCTCAGCAACGTTATCAAGAGTCTGTCGGAAAACGCCGACAATAAATTTACCAGCTACCGCGATTCCAAGCTGACGCGCATTCTGCAGGCTTCTTTGGGCGGCAATGCATTCACATCCATCATTTGCACCATCAAACCATCGATCATGGAGGAATCGCAGTCTACCCTTAGTTTCGCCACGCGAGCCAAGAAGATCCGCATTAAGCCGCAGGTCAACGAGATGGTATCTGACGCCACAATGATGAAGCGGCTGGAGCGAGAAATAAAGGTGCTTAAGGATAAGCTGGCCGAAGAAGAGCGCAAAAACGAGAACCAGCAAAAGGTAGAGCATCTGGAGAGACGAATAAAAAACGACATGCACAAGATAATCTGTGGTCACTCCCTGAGCGACAAGGGTCAGCAGAAGCGACGCCGTACTTGGTGTCCCACTGCATCGGGATCGCATTTGGAGCTAGCAGAGACCGGCACAACTGAAGATCGAATTGGCCAATTTCCAAAGGCCTCCCACCTTCCAAAACCAGTGTTTTTTCCCACTTCAAATGCCGGCAAACGATGGGACAACATTCCAAAGACTATAAACATTTTGGGTTCCCTGGATATCGCTACCGATAGCAACTCCATTAGTGAGGAATTTCTCCCGGCAGAGTGCATTGACTTTGGCTCCCCTCGCCCAAATGTCCTCAAACCCATGTTGACCATCAGGCAACTGCCAGACCTGCCCCTCACTCCCAAGGGCCCCTTAAC TTATGATGATCTTCAAAAGGAGATAACCAGCCTAAGAGCGGCCAATGAGGCTGCGAATTCAAAGATCAGCGAATTGGAAGAGAAACTGAGTACTCTGAAGCAGACTATGAGCAGAATGGAAGTGGAAAATCAGGAGGCCGTGGGCCTCGAGTTTGAGTTTGAGGCTCACAAGAAATCATCGAAACTTCGCGTGGATGACTTACTCTCTGCCCTTTCAGAAAAGGAGTCGACTATAGAGAATCTTCAAAAGTCCCTTGACATTTTATCCCGCGATGTCTTACGGAACAGCAAGGAGGACCACATGCTTTCCATTGCCCAAGAGCAGGAAGACATCGCCGGCGACAGTATATGCAACAAGTGTGCCGAACTAGAGAAGCTGATTGCAGATTTAGAGTCCAAGAAAAGTTCATGCGAGTGTGATCAGCTCCGGTTGGAGATCGTCACTGTTCGCGACAAGTTAGATAGCATTGAATCGGCCTTTAACCTGGCAAGCTCGGAGATTATCCAAAAGACGTCTGATTGCGAGCGACTTTCGAAAGAGCTATCCGCATCCCAGAACGACTTTGGACAACAAAGGTACGACGCTCTTGACCAACAGTGGCAGGCTCAACAAGCGGGCATCAAAACCCTACATGACGAGCACGACATGGTTCAGAAGAAATACCAGAAGCTGCAGGAGGAGTACGAGCAGTTGGAACGCGGGGCAAGAAGTGCCTCCAGCGCTGAGTTTGAACGGCTTCAAAATGAAAACACGAAGTTTCAAGCCGATATCACATCCCTCAATAAACGAGTGGAGGAGGCCCAAAACATGCTTAAGGAAGTCCAAAACTCTGAATCTACTATGGAAAAGCTTCGAATAGAAAATCAAGAACTAACAGCGAAAATCACAGAGCTGGAGACCAACTTTGAAGAGATGCAGCGGGAATACGACTGCCTTTCCAATCAACTGTTGGAGAGCGTCCAGGAGAACGATGCCCTGCGAGAGGAGATAAAGCGTCGACCCACGAGCCTTGACGTTGTGTCTATGATGAGTTCCGGTATAAGCTCCGATTTTGACGAACAGAAGCAGGAGGTCACCCTGGACAGGAACCTTCTACACCAGTTTGTTAAGCTATCTGAGTCCATCCAACAGATAGAGCTGCAGCATCATTCCGGCATCAGTCGCCTCTTTAGAGCCCACCAAACGAAACTGGATCAGAGCGAGCCAGGACTTAAGCTTTGCCTTGAGTCTGCTGAGTACATAGAGGAAGACAATCGTCAATCAGATGCAACTGAACCTATTTGTCTCAAAGGTTTTCTCAAGCGACACAGATTTCAGATAAAGCGACTTAGCCAGGAACATGTAGGGGTGGGAGAGGAGAAGCGACTGCTTGATATTATTTCGCAGCTGGAACAGGAAATCGAAGAGAAGAGTGCGCTTATGGAGGCAACAGAGGCAACCATCAACGAAATGCGAGAGCAGATGACTAACCTAGAGTCGGCACTCCTCGAAAAGAGCGTTATAATAAACAAGGTTGAGGACTACCAGCGGCAGATCGAGTCCctggaaaaacaaaatgcgGAGATGACAATGGTGTACGAGGAGCTGCAAGATAGAGTAACAAGGGAGAGCTCAATGAGCGAGAGTCCGCTCCGAGTTCCACCTGACGAGGATACCCTTCCAGGATGCCCTACAACTCCCAGTAGACGAGAACAGGAGGTCGCCACGCTAAAGACATCCATAACAGAATTGCAGTCACAGGTCTGTGATCTAAAGGCTGAACTTGAAACCCAATTAAGGCAGATCCAGTTGAAAGACGGGAACATAGCAAGACTGCAAACGGATTTTGAGGAAATGAGTGAGCGCTGCTTATCGATGGAGGTGAGGCTAGCCGAGTTGGATGAGGATACTAAGCAAAAACAAGAACTGTTGGATCGTCAGGCGCAGAAGCTCTCCGATGACCTATGCCTTATCGATCAGCTTCAAAAGAAAAACGCGCAGCTCGTTGAACAGTATCATAAAGCGACAGAATCTCTCAATCTCGCGGAGGCCAAGCCGGATCAAGTGCTACTTTCCTCCCAATATGATAGTCAGATCGAGAAACTTAACCAATTGCTAATGGCAGCCAAAGAAGAACTACACGATGTGCGGAGAATAAAAGACGATGAGATAAGTGCTTTGCGAATGGAGTTCCTGCGCGAGATTGATACGAGTCAGAAAGAGAACCAAGCCAAGTTCTACGCTGAGTTGCAGGAGACTAAGGATCGATATGAGAGCAATGTGGCCGAGTTAAAAAATAAGCTATCGGAGGTAGAGGAGATTCTCTCCAGCGTTACGGTTCGTTGTCAGGCGGAGTTGGAAGCGCTTAGATCTGCtcataaagaaaatatttctcaggCTGTGGAGGAAAGAAATAATTTGATTGGCCAGCACCAGGCTGAAATGGAGACGATCAGGGAAACCTTTAAAGATAAGCTAGCTGAGGCTAGCTCCCAACAATCCAAAATGGAAGAGGACTTTAGAGCGGAAATAAGCGATGTGAGAGCCACCCTAATGGAGCAATTGAATCAAACGAAAGAGGAGCGCGATAAGGCAGCCGCGAAGCTTGAGGAGGTCGAAAAGACACTGGAGCAGATGATAAGTAGGGGACGAGTCATGTCAGACACCATTACTGAGCTGGAGAAAACAAAAGCTGAGCAGGACTTGGCAGTCAATAAATTAACAATGGACAAAATTGAATTGGAGAAGCAGTGCAGCAAGGCGCAGGAGCAGTTGCAAATGGAATCGCTTACTCGAGATCAAAACAGTTTAGGAATAGAATCACATATTAAAAAGCTGGATTTGATTGTGGCCTCTTCAAAGAATAGGATCATTGAGCTCGAGGAAAAGTGCGGCCAGCAGGTTCTGGATTTGGATAAATGTAGGCTGGAGAAGTTGTCCCTGGAATCAGAGATTCAAAAAGCTAATGCAGAGCATTCGTGCACCATGGATAAACTTCAGGAACTCCAAGCTAAAATGAAAGTCCTAAGCAAGCGGAATGAGATGGAAAAGTGTGATTTCGAAACTAAGCTCGAGACATTTACTTCCAAGATAACCGATCTCGAAGAAGTCTTGAAGAAGGCACAACATAAAGTTCTTCTTTATGACGATTTGGTATCGCAGCACGAACGCCTAAAAATCTCTCTTGCCGAGGCAAATGAACTGTCATCAAACTTGCAAAAGAAAGTGACGAGCCTGCACACGGAATTGATTGATTACCAAAAGGGAATATCGAGTCGAGATGTGGAAATCAATGAGCTACGCGAAGAACTGAAGGTCGCTATGGATGCAAAGGCAACTGCGAGCACGGAACAAATGACTCTGGTAGCGCAGCTCAAAGATGTCGAGGAGCGGATGGCAAACCAGGCAGAAAAGTTCACACGTGAGGCGGCTAATCTAAAAGGATCCATAAACGAGCTCATCTTGAAGCTCAATTCCCTGCAAGAAACTAAAGATATGCTAGAGTCCGGAAATGAAGAACTCAAAGAACAGCTAAGAAATTCCCAAAACCTGCGGAACATGCTGGATGAGGAGAGTAAGGTGTGTATCTCCCTAAAAGAACAATTAGTCAAATTGGAAGAAGAAAAAACTAGCCTTGAACAGCAGCTGCGAGACAATACATCAGAAATATATCAAAGATACACGGAGCTTACCAAGGAGTTGGAGCTGGGCCGCAACAGAATTGCAGAACTTACAAAGAAGTGTGAGGGGCTGTGCTCTGATCTG GAAAACACAGACCTGATACGACTCGATCTGCAAGAAACTAAAGAGCAACTGGAGAAAACGGTGGAAAAAAACCTTGGATGGCAACAGAAGTTTGACGAAGTGACAAGGGAGTGCGAAAAGCTACGATTCGATTTG CAATCCAAAGAGGAGCGAAATGAAAGTAAGGTTCAGGAATTGATAAACGAGTGCGAGCAGCTTCGGTCAACTCTG AAATCCAAGGAAGCCAGTTTTCGGTCTGAGAATGAAAGCATGGACAGAACGATCTCAAGTCTTTTAGATGACAAACGCAACCTCGAGGAAAAGTTGTGCTCTGTGAACGATACTGTGGCTAAGCTCGAGACGGAAATAGCCACGTTGCAAGCACAAAAAGTTAACCCAAATAACGCTTCCTTTGAGTCAATTGCCTCAAACGAATCGCCAGGTGCTCCTGCGCCGCGAAAAAGTCTAGATCGGAATGCTGGGCCGAGG AAATCGATTCCCTTTGAATGCGAGATACGGAAGAATCGACGAATCAGCGTCCATGATGAGCGACGGCAGTCTTACTGGAACGACGTTCGGGAATTTGGCATCATGACAGATCCCGTTG acaacaactgcaactgtGCGGAGCTGAATTGCAAGCTTAAGGAGTGCCAGCGGGAGCTCTTCATTCGCGAGAGTCAAGTGACGGCACTAAAGATGGAGCTGAACCATCATCCGCTGAAGGATGAGAATGCTCAACTAACGAAGCGAGTTATTGAGGAGCAAGACAAGGCAAAGGTTGAGCAGAAACGGCTTAAAATGAAGATTCACGATCTTAATGCAAAGATTAATGACCTCACCACGGCATCCTCCAAGGAACCAGGATTTAATCAAATGGCACATGCAGCTAAACCTGCTACCGTAGCCGCTCAAACTCAGACGGAATCCGATCTTGAGGCAATCCTTGAGAAAACGAACATAAAGTATCAGGATGCGGTTCGCTTGTTGCGCTCCCGTTACAATCTCATCAAGGATCTGGAAGAGAAACTTAGGCAAAACGAAAACAGTGACACCTCGAATATTACCTCACTCTCAGCCGGACAAACCAGTGCATTGAAG GCACAGTGTGAGTCCTTAAAGAGGGAAATTTCCACAATCAAAAATAAGTATGAATCCGCCAAACGAATTTTGGCGATTCGAAAAGATGATTTGGATGCTCTGCGGGAAAAACTCGCGAAATATGAAACAGCTACATTAGATAAATAA